Part of the Rhizobium rosettiformans genome is shown below.
GCACCGCGTGGCTGTCGCGAGCTCGATCTCGGACCGCCTCCGCCAAAGCAGTATCCCCCGGCGGAAAATAGGGCGCCATCGGCAAGCGCCCGACCCGCATCACGTAATAGGCCGTCAAAGGGGGCAGGACGTCATCGGGATCAAGCCCGTCAAGAATGCTGACGGCGACCGCATGGGTGGAATGCAGATGCACGACGGCGCTCGAGCTTTCTCGTGCGCAATACATGCATTGGTGCAGGAAGGCTTCCTTGGTCGGCTTATCGCCGCTGACATGCACGCCCTCGGCCGTGAACTTCGACAGCCGGCCGGGATCGAGCGACCCCATGGAAGCATTAGTCGGCGTCATCAGCATCTCGCCGGTCGAGAGCCGCGCGCTGATATTGCCGGTGGAGCCGAAGGTAAAGCAGCGATCGAAAAGTGATTTGCCAACCTCGACGATCTCGTCGCGCAGGCGGGTTTCTTCGGAGTGAATGGATGTCATGGCAGGAGGTCCCAGGCTTTGAGGAAGAAATCGGGCGCACCGAAATTGCCGGACTTGAGCGCCAATGCCATCGGCTGCCTTTGCCCGAGCGTCAGCGTCCAGGGCACACCTGGATCGATTTCCGGACCGATGAACAGTGCGTCGGGTGAGAGCGCCCCGACCACGGCGCCTGAGGTTTCACCACCGGCGACGATCAGGCGGCTTACACCGGCGGCTTCAAGGCCAAGTGCTGTCTCGGCGAGGAAATGCTCGATCAGCGATCCAGCCCTTTCGCGCCCGAGGGCTGCCTGGGCCGCTCTCACCTCTTCGGGTTCGGCACTCGAATAGATCAGCGGCGCCTTTGCCGACTGGGCCAACGCCCAGGAGACCGCCTCATCGACCCTGAAACGTCCCTCGGCGATCTCAATCGGATCCAGCTTCAAGGCGGGTACGCCCGCCTCGATCGCATGACGGATCTGGCCGCGCGTCGCTTCCGAGCACGATCCAGCAAGGATCATCGACCGGCCCGCCGGCGCTAAAAAGGCGCGCGCGTCGTCCGCCGGTCTCAGCAGCCCTGCGCGGCGGAAATTTTCGGGCAAGCCGAGCGCTATACCCGAGCCCCCGGTGATCAGGCTCAATCCGGCAGAGGCCTCGCCGATTGCCCGAAGATCGGCGTCGGTCAGCGCATCGACGACCAGCGCCTGTTCGCCCCTGGCCCGCGCCGCTTCAAAGGCTTGCAAAACCGCTGCAGCCCCCTCGCCTACCGTTGCGTGGTTCACCAGCCCCACCTTCAGCTTGGACTGCCCGGCCATCAGCCGCACCAGCGAGCTGTCGGTCATCGGCGTCAGTGGATGGTTGCGCATCGGGCTATCGGATAGCAGCTGGTCGCCGACGAAGAGATGCCCCTTGTAGATGGTGCGACCATTGGCCGGAAACGCCGGGCAGACGATTGTCAGGTCCGTACCGAGCGCCTGCATCAGGGCTTCGGTCACGGGGCCGATATTGCCGGCGGGACTGGAATCGAAGGTCGAGCAATACTTGAACAGGAACTGCGTCGCACCCGCCGTCTGCAGAAACGAAAGCGCCTCGAGCGACATGGCGACCGCTCCGGCTGCGGGATTGGTGCGCGACTTCAGCGCGACCACGACCGCATCCACTCCTGAGAGATCAAGGCCTTTTCTGGGCACACCGATCGTCTGGATCGTCCGCATGCCCTCCCGCGACAGCATCAGCGCGAGGTCAGTGGCTCCGGTGAGGTCGTCGGCAATGGCGCCCAAAAGCATGGCAGTCTCCGATGAATTGGCGCGCGGTCAGGCCGTTGCGCCGTCAATGATGGCAAATCCGGTGTCGATGATCTGTGGCTCGCCCGGCCGTTCTGGCTGCGCAAGAAGCGCTTCGACGGCGGTTTTGCCGATGTTGAAGCGGTTTGAGCGCACGGTCGACAAAGGCTTCGGCAGCGCCTGGCCGATCTCCAGCCCGTTGAAACCGAACAGCGCAAGCCGCTCGGGCACCGGTATCCCGCCGGCCAGACAATGCATGAAGCCACCGACCGCCATGTCGTCGTTGGAAAACACCACGGCATCGACAGCAGCACCCTCGGCCAAAAGACCTGCCAGCGTGTCGCGGCCGGCAATCGTCGAGCTTGGACCGTCATGGCGCTTCTCGATGGAGAGCGACAGGCCGGCTTCAGACAGGGCTTCGCAGAGGCCGTCATAGCGGGCGCGAGCGCGCCGGTCGGCCGTCCAATCGTGGCCGACATAACCGATGCGGCTATAGCCGCAACGCACCAGATGCTCAGCCGTCGCGCGACCGGCCCGGCGATGGGAGAGGCCCACTGCGAGATCGATCGGCTGATCGTCGATGTCCATGAGTTCGGCGATGCGAATGCGACTGTTTTTTAGCATCCGGCGCGCCGCGTCCGTGTGTTCAAAGCCTGTGGTGATCAGGGCAGTCGGCTGCCAGGCGAGAAGCGAGGAGACGAGCTGCTGCTCCTTGCCGAGATCATAGTCGGTGACGCCGATCATCGGCTGATAGGGCGTGTCGGCAAGTCCTGCATGAATGCCGCGCAAAACCTCAGGAAAAACGATGTTGGAGAGCGAGGGTAAGATCACGCCAATGATCAGCGAGGCCGAGGAGGCCAGCGAGCCGGCCGCCCGATTGGGCACGTAGCCGAGTGCCTCGATGGCCTCAAGCACGCGCTTGCGGGTTTGCTCGGCAATCGAGCCCTTGTTGCGGATGACCCGGGACACGGTATTCTCGCTGACATTGGCCAGCTGAGCCACATGAGTGAGCGTCGGCGTCTCCGGCTGCATTCGTTTCAACTCCTCCCTTCCCGCATTGCACTGATGGGCAATACGCGACACGCGATCTCGACTTCAGGACCGTGCCATAAACTTTATCTCAGCGCTAACACAATTCGCTTGATCGTGGCTAGAGGATGTGCTTAAAAAATTATGTTAGCGCTGAGATTGGCGCTTTCTGGGAGATACACTTCGGGAGGAGTTCACCGTGAGAACCTTTAACAAGGCCGCGCTTGTCGCGTCGGCCGCGATGCTCTGCGCCTTCAGTTTCACTTCGGCCGTTAGCGCCCAAGACACCCATCGTCCGGAGTGCTTCTCCGCAGCACCCGACAATGCCAAGGTCATCAAGTATGAGAAGCGCGAAGGTCCCTACAAGGTTGCCTTCGTCAACGGCTTTGCCGGCAATGACTGGCGCGTGACGGCTATCCAGGGCGCCAAGGCCTGGGCTGCACGCGAAGAAAACAAGGCAAAGCTCGCTGAATTCACCGTTGTTTCAGTTGGCAATGACAGTGCTGCCCAGATCGCCGCGATCGATAACTTCATCGCCGCCGGCTACGACGCAATCACCTTCATCGCCGTCAACCCGACCGCGTTTTCCTCCGTGATCAAGCGCGCCGAACAGGCCGGCACAGTGCTTGTGCCCTTCGACAACGTGCTCGACACGGATGCCATCGTGCAAGTGAATGAAAACCAGTTCGAGCTCGGCGCAATGAAGGCGGAAGCCGTGGTGCGCGAAATCGAGAAGGCCAAGGGCAAGGTCGAGGGCAGCGTGCTCGAAGTCTCCGGCCTGCCGGGCAATGCGACAGACCGCGACAACCATCTCGGCATGCGCTCTGTCCTCGACAAGCATTCGGGTCTCAAAGTCGTCCAGGTGGTTGGCAACTGGGATGCCGGCACCGTGCAGAAGGTCACCGCAGACGCGATCGCCACCAATGGCAATTTCGACGGAGTGATGGTCCAGGAAGGCACGATCGGCGCATTGAATGCCATGAAGAATGCCGGTCACCCGGTCGTTCCGATTGGTGGCGATGCTGGCAACGGTGCACGCAAGCTGATCGCCGAAGGCAAATATCCGGGCCTCACCGCCGCCCAGGCGCCGGTCATGTCGGCTGTTGCGCTCGAAGCCGCGGTCTCGCTGCTTGAAGGCAATGCCTTGCCGCAGAAGGTCTTCCTGCCGATCCCGAACAAGGACAATGCAGAGCTGAAGGAAGGCACCGACTACTTCCCGAACCTGCCGGACACCTTCTACACGACGACAGGCTATCCGAACTGCTTCCCGGTCTTCACCCCCGAAGAGCTGCTCGGCCAGACGCCCGACAATACCTGATCCTCCCGGCTGGGCGGCGGTGCCTGACACCTCATAGGGCGCCGCCGTCCGACCCATACCAGGACATGCCAGAATGACGACTGCTCCGCTCATCGAGCTTTCGGGGATTTCGAAATCCTATGGGCCGATCCAGGCCCTGAAGACGATCGATTTTTCCGCCCGGCCGGGCTCCGTACACGCCATCCTCGGCGAAAACGGTGCCGGCAAGTCGACCCTAATGAAACTGCTTTCCGGGGCAATCCAGCCGACCACCGGCGAGATCCGCCTCAATGGTCGATCGATCCGGTTTTCCGGAACGCGCCAGGCCTCAGCCGCCGGTATCGTCTGCATGTTCCAGGAGCTCTCGCTCCTGCCGACTTTGTCCGTCGGCGACAATATCACGCTTGCCCGCCCGCAGACGAGGTTCGGATTCATGCGTGCCAAGGCTTATCAAGAAGCCCGTGCCGCCCTCGACCTGATCGGGGCCGAGAGCATTTCCCTCGACACGCCAGTGGACGAGCTCTCTCTCGCCGATCGACAGCGGGTGGAAATCGCAAAGGCGCTTTATCAGAAACCACGTCTCCTGATCCTTGATGAGGCGACTTCGGCACTGGGTGCCTCCGCCGTCGAGAAAGTGTTCACCGTCATCCGCAAGCTGCGCGACGAAGGTTGCTGCATCCTCTTCATTTCCCATCGTTTCCATGAGGTCGAGGCACTTGCCGACACGATCTCAGTGTTTCGCGCCGGACAGCATGTTCGCACCTTCCCGGCCGGCACCGTCGACAACCAGAGCATCGTGTCGCTGATGATCGGCGAGACCATGGTCCGGCTGTTCCCGCCACCGCGCCCGGCTGTGCCTGCAGATGTTGCGCCGCTTCTCTCCGTCCGAAACTTGTCATTCGCCGGTGAACTCTTCGATGTCGGCTTTACGGTACGCCCCGGTGAGATCTATGGCCTTGGAGGCCTCGAAGGCCAGGGCCAGCAGCGTGTTCTCGAAGCAATCTTCGGCACACTTTCGGGCGTTACCGGTTCGATCGAGCTTGACGGCCGGCCGTACCAGAACCGCTCGCCACATCGCTCGAAATCACCTGGGATCGGCATTGCCTTGGTGCCTGAGGATCGCAAGACCGAGGGCATGATCCAGCCGCTACCGATATCAGACAATATGCGGCTTGCCGGTATCGGACTTCACGACGACCGCGAGGCGCTGGACGCCCGCTGCCTTGCCCTTCTCGAACGCCTCGAACTGACCTATGGCCAGCTCTCCGATCCCGTCATGTCGCTGTCGGGTGGCAACCAGCAGAAGGTCTTGCTTGCCAAATGGCTGGCGCTTGGGCCACGCTGCCTGCTTCTCCTCGACCCGACGCGCGGCATTGACGTCAAGACCAAAGCACAGATCTACCGCCTGCTAACCGACCTTGCCGATGAGGGCATCGCCATCATCATGCAGTCGACGGATTACGAAGAGCTCGTGCATCTTTGCGACCGGGTCGCTGTCTTCTATCGTGGCCGCATCGCGCGCGAACTGAGCGCAGACACATTGACGCCTGAGAACCTGATTTCAGCCGCCATGGGCCTGAGCTTTGCCCCATCAGCGGCGGAGACCGTGCAATGACCGCACTCCACATCCGACGCAATCTGCGCGTCATCATCCCGACCATCGCCTTCGTTGCCCTCTTCGTGCTTTACATCGCCACCCATCCGCGGGGGCTCTCCACCTATGTTCTGACGATCTGGTCCAACCAGTCGACGCTCCTGGTGTTTGCAGCCTTTGCCCAGTTCTTTGTCGTTCTGGTGCGCGGCATCGATCTCTCGGTCGGTGCGGTCGTGGCACTCACCAATGTCACGGCGTCCTTTGCGCTGGCCGGCGATGGCGGATCGCTTGTCTTTGGCATGGCAGCCGTGCTTCTGGTCGGCATGGCCTGCGGGCTCTTTACCGGCCTCTTCGTCTGCTTCGGCAATGTCCCGCCGATCGTCGCAACCCTTGCGACCGGAGCGATCTATTCCGGTATCGCGCTCTATCTGAGGCCCACTCCCGGCGGCACGGTGAACTCCGAACTCTCCGATGCCTTCACCTATGCGATCGGACCAGTGCCGACCTCCCTTCTGCTGATCATCACAACCGTGATCGTGATCACCATCGTGCTGCGCAAGACCAGTTTCGGCATAGCGCTGAAGGCACTCGGATCAAACGAGCATTCGGCGCAACTCACCGGCATCAACACAACCACGATGCGGATTTCGGCGCATATACTCGGTGGATTGATGGCCGGCATGGCCGGGCTCTATGTCTCCATGGTCACGATGACCGGTGACGCCGGAATCGGTCCGACTTATACGCTGAACTCGATTGCAGCGATCGTGCTTGGCGGCGTCTCGCTTGCCGGTGGCATCGGCACGGCGGTTGGTGTCGCCGTCGGTGCCATGCTGTTGAAGACGGTCGCCTCGCTGATGTTCTTTTCCGGCCTTCCTCCCCTCGCCCAGCCCTTCTTCGAGGGGCTGATCCTGGCGCTCGCGATTGCCTTCGGCTCCGTCGGCGTGCTGCGTGTCCGCAACAAACTGAAGCTGTTCGCCCAATGACAGACCGCGCGATATCATCAAGGCCAAGCCTTCCCGTCGATCCTGCCGTTCTCGTCGTCGTCCTTGGCTGCGGGTTGCTGCTGGCCGCCGGCGGCAGCATTCTGCCGACGTTTCTGACGGCGGGTTATCTCCTGCAGCAATTGCAGATCGCCTCTTTCCTCGGGATCATTGCGGCCGGTGCAACGCTGGTCATCCTGCTTGGCCACATCGATCTCTCGGTGCCGGCTGCCATTACCGCGATTGCCATTGTCACCACGACGATTGCCGGCTCGCAGGACCCGACACTTGCCACACTCGCAATTCCGATCGGGCTTACCACCGGTGCCCTGATCGGCCTGATCAATGGCATTGGCGTCGCCTTCCTGCGCCTGCCGTCGATGGTCTGGACACTGGCGATGAACTCCATGCTGATCGGCTCGGTGGTCTTCTTCACCGGTGGCTTCAAGCCGCGCGGCGTGGCCCCGCCACTGTCGATCACGCTGTCGCTCGAGCGCAGCTTCGGCATCCCCAACGCCTTCCTGTTCTGGCTCATTGTGATGGCGGCGATGTTTTACCTGCTGCACCGAACTGTTTATGGCAAATATCTCATCGCCATGGGCAATTCGGAAAAGGCCGTCTACCTTTCCGGCATTCGCGTTCGGCTCGTCACCACCCTCACATTTGTCGTCGCTGGCGTCTTTACGGCGATTGGCGCCATCCTGCTCGCCGGCTATGCCAACCAGGCCTATCAGGGCATGGGCGACCCCTATATGCTGCCTGTCATCACCGCCGTGGTCATCGGCGGCACGTCGATCATGGGAGGCCAGGGTGGTTATGGCGGCACGATCGTCGGCGCCATCTTCATCACCCTCCTGTCCTCCATCCTCTCAGTCCTGCAGATGCCGGAAGCCTTCAGACAGATCGTCTTCGGTGTCATCATTCTGGCCATGCTTTTGATCCGTGGCTACAAAAGGAGCTTCCGCTGATGTCTCATCTTTGCTCTGTTGCCGTGGTCGGCCTCGGCTCCATGGGCCTCGGCATGGCGCGCTCACTGCTGAGGGCCGGCCATGCGGTTCGTGGCTTCGACATCAGCGCCGATGCCGTAAAAGCTCTAAAGATTTCCGGCGGCACCACCGCCAGCAATCCAGGCGATGCTGTAGCGGGCGCCGATATTGCCGTCATCGTTGTGGTGAACGCTGCCCAGACAGAGACCGTGCTCTTTGGCGAAAACGGTGTGGTTGCTGCCATGAAGTCCGGCGGCGTCATCATTGCTTGCGCCACCATCTCGCCGGCTGAGGCCAAGCGGTTTGCAGCCCGTGTCGAGGAAGCAGGGCTGCTCTATGTCGACGGCCCGATCAGCGGCGGCTCGAAGAAGGCGGATGCTGGCCAATTGACCTTCATGGCCTCGGGCTCGCCTGCCGCTTTTGCCGCTGCCAAACCAGCGCTCGATGCGATGGCGGGGACCGTCTACGAACTCGGCGATCAGCCTGGCATCGGATCGTCATTCAAGATCGTCAACCAGCTGCTGGCAGGTGTGCATATCGCAGCCGCCTGTGAGGCGATCACCTTCGCAAAAAGCATGGACCTCGACATTTCCCGCGTCTTTGACGTGATCACCAAATCGGCCGGCAACAGCTGGATGTTCGAAAACCGCATCCCGCATGTGCTGGAAGGCGATTACACACCGCATAGTGCCGTCGCGATCTTTACCAAGGATCTCGGCATCGTCTCGGATATCGGCCGCCAGTCGAAATTTCCCCTGCCGATTGCAAGTGCAGCACTTCAGCTCTTCATCATGACCGAAGCTGCCGGCATGGGACGCGACGACGACAGTTCGGTGGCGCGTCTCCTGGCAAAGATTGCCGGTCTCAAGCTGCCTGGCATGGAGGACGAGGACTGACATGCCAAAGTTTGCCGCCAACCTGTCGATGATGTTCAACGAGGTTCCCTTCCTCGACCGTTTTCAAGCCGCAGCCGATTGCGGGTTTACGGCCGTCGAATATCTCTTCCCCTATGATCATAAAGCCGAGGTCGTGGCTGAGCGCCTGCAGGCGGCCGGCCTTGTCCAGGCACTGTTCAACATGCCGCCCGGCGACTGGGCAGCCGGCGAACGCGGCATGGCGGCCCTGCCGGGCCGCGAGGGCGATTTTGCATCGGCACTCGACACGGCAATCGCCTATGCAAAAGTGATCGGCACACCACTCCTGCACATGATGGCGGGGCTTGCACCAGCCATGGATCCGCAAGCCATCATGACCTACCGCGAGAACCTGAAGCGCGCCACCGACCGCACGGGCGAGGCCGGTATTGGTCTCGTCATCGAGCCGATCAACGGTCGCGACATGCCGGGCTACTTCCTCAACGACTTCAACCGCGCGGTCGACTTCATTGCTGACACGAATGCGGCCCATGTGAAGCTGCAATTCGACGTCTATCACCGGCAGATCCTGCATGGCGACGTGATCATGGCGCTCCGACAGATGGCGCCGGTCATCGGCCATATCCAGATCGCCTCTGTGCCCAATCGACACGAACCGATGACGGGCGAGCTCGACGACCGCAGGATCTTCGCCGAGATCGATGCGATCGGTTACCAGGGCTATATCGGCTGCGAATATCGTCCGGCGGCCGGCACTCGTGCGGGCTTAGGCTGGATGAACAAACTCTAATCTCGTCGGGGGCTTGGCTGCTATGCGTTACACGGAATGGTTTGAGATCATTGACCCGGCGTTCAAATCGCTGATCCTGCCAAATGTGCATGTCGACCTGCTCTACACCGGCGGACGCTGGCTTGAGGGACCGGTCTACGTGCCGGCCGCCCGCCACCTTCTCTTCTCCGACATTCCGAACAACCGGGTGATGCGATATGACGAGGTCAACGACACCGTGGCAAGCTTCGAAGCCCCCTCCAATTTTGCCAATGGCCATACGCTCGATCGTCAAGGACGGGTGATCGCTTGCGAACACCTCACGCGGCGTCTCACCCGCCGCGAACACGACGGCAGCCTGACAATCCTTGCCGATCGTTTTGAAAGAAAGCGGCTGAATTCCCCGAACGACGTGATTGCCGACAGCCGAGGCAATATCTGGTTCACCGATCCAAGCTATGGCATCTCGACCCCTTATGAGGGGTCACGCGCGAAAAGCGAGATTGAAAGCCGCAATGTCTACAGGCTGCGTCCTGACGGACAACTCGATGCCGTGGTGACCGACCTGGTTCAGCCCAATGGGCTCGCCCTGTCGCCGGACGAAGCGACCTTGTTCGTGGTCGACAGTGGCACAATGCCTGCTCGCCTCATGAAATATGAGCTTTCATCTGAAGGCAGTCTAAACCCCGGCAGTCTCTTCAGCGAATGTAGCAATGGGATGTATGATGGTCTGCGCCTGGATAGCGCTGGATACATCTGGACGAGTGCAGGCGATGGCGTGCATTGCCTGGATCACAATGGCCGCGTGATCGGAAAGATCCTGATCCCCGAAACGGTGAGCAATGTCTGTTTTGGCGGCCCTGATCGCAACCGGCTCTACATCACGGCAACGCGGAACCTGTATGCTGTTTATCTAAACGCGACAGGCCTACGGCCCTAGCGCCGCGGAACGGTTTAAAGCTGACCAACGGCGTCAAAAGCTCGCCGGCTCAAGCCATGGCGGGACGTCAGCATAAGTTGCTGCTTACGCACAGCATCAAACGGAATAGCGAGCCGTTTCCTTCGCCTGCACAGCTGCAACCGCGCGCTTCGCCTGCCAATACATCCACAAGCAGGCGCAGGTCGCAACCGGTCTCCCTCGCGAGCGCTGCGGCTGCCTGAAGCGTCTGGCGTGGGCGAAGTAGGGTCCTCGCTGATCGTGCAGGCCGAGCATCTCCAGCGATCCCTCGAAACCACCCCGGCAATCATCTCGCCACTCTTGAAGCCACAAGCCGCAGACGCCCTGCAAGCTGATCTCGACCCGGATCAAACCCACACCCGCATGGCCATCGAAATGGGTGCGGGACTAGGCCACCGGTTCAACTCAACCGGTCCATCTCACTTTGAGTGACTGAGCGCATTCCGCTGATGCCGACCTGCTACAAAAAGGCTGCCGGGGACCAAGCTAGCTTTATGCCAACAGTGGTCCTTTAGAGACCCGTGGCATCTGGCTTCCTCCGTGAAGCGTCGGTCGGCACGGCTGGTTGCTCAAGAAACACATAAATGATCGGAACGAAGGAGCCGCGTATGCCTAAGACAATCTAGAAGGCAATGCCTCAGCGCTTCAGGTTGACCAGGACTTCCATCAGTTCGGAGCCGGTCTGAAACACCTTCGAATTGGCTGTGTAGTTTCTTTGCGCCTCGATCATGGCCGTCAGTTCCTCGGCGATATCGACGTTCGAATCCTCCAGCGCACCGGATAGAATACTGCCGTAGCCGCTGCTGCCGGCATAGCCCATCACGATGACCCCAGACGAATTGCTTTGCGAGTAGACATTGCCAGAGACAGGATTGAGATTGTCCGGGCTTTGCACGTCCGCGATTGCAAGCCTGTATTTCGGCTGAAGATCGCCGTTTGAATATTTCAGGAAGACAATTCCCTTGTCATTGATCTCGTAGCCGACCACGTCGCTGGCAGCATTGCCATCCACACGGCCACTGGTCACGGCAAAATCGGAAGCCAATTGTGTCGAACCACTGATGTCGAGCCTAAGGCCGTTCAAGACCGCGCCGTCAATGGTCACAGCTTCGGTTTCAATTTCTGAAGGGCTCACCAGCTGGCCATTTGCATCGAAGGTCAATTCGATCAGCGACCCGGCAATCGCCGGGGTCCCGTCTATTGCAGCGGTGAGCGAAAACGGCGCAGCGACCGAGGTCAGGCCGGAGAAGAACATGTTGATGGTGCCGGTCGACCAGGTGCCCACGGTGATTGGCGGGATGACTTCCGGCAAAGGATCGATGTAGTTGCCAGCGCCGTCAAACTCGCTGTCATCGATATAATCCGTCGCGAACACTGTTCCCGCATGGTCGAACTCCAGATCCCAGCCAGTGGCTGTGCGGGTGTAAGTCACGCTGAATGGGCGTGTCACACCGTCGGTGTCGACAAGCGAATAGTTGCCCGTCACCGTTGACCCAACGACAGCCGACATATCGAGATTGCCAGCGATATCGATCACGGATGTCGGCGCAAAGGTAGGCGTCAATACCGAAAGGCCATTGAACTGAACATCCAGCTCCCAGGTGTTGTCGGCAGTTTTCGTGTAGATGTAATCAAGCAAGCGCGGGCTGCCCTGGCTGTCATAAGCGACAAGCGAAGTTGCCTTGGTATAGCCGACGGCGGCCGTCGCCGGCAGGTTCACATCAAGAACACCGCTCCGCGTTGGTGTGGCGGTCAGCGTCGCCGCTGACAGGTTGATCTGGGTCAGCCCGTCAAATCCATTGACGACAATTGTCGGATCTGCCGTGGACGAGTATTCGTAACCCATCAGGGTGAAGCCCGCAGCATTCTGAAGCGTGCCGTCATCCTGTGGAACAAAGCTGCCGGCTCTAGTGAGGTATTCGGTCCCGTCAGCTCCTTCAACGACAAAGAAGCCCCGGCCGTTGATGGCCAGATCGGTTGAGGAGGTCGTGTAGCTGAACGTCCCTTGGCTGGAGATTGCATAGCGCACATCTGTCTGGACGCCGCCGGAATTGTAAGCACCGTTGGTTGTGGGCAGGATCATCGAGGAAAACTGCACCGACGCCTTTTTATACCCCGTCGTCGAGGCATTGGCGATGTTTTCGCCAACAGTACTCAGCCGGTTCGCTTGGGCAGACATTCCTGAGACGCCCGTCCGCATGGTCCCATAAAGGCTCATAGCAACTCCTGATATGCAATACTGATTGTTTCGCCGCCTTAGCTTACGCGAGGCTTGCGATGAGACAGCCGCAACTCGAATCCTCAAGATAACTGGTGACACTCCTCTTTCCCGTCTCTTTGCCGGCGTCCCGAAACCAAGGCTTCGAGGCTCAAGAAACTGAGATCGTTTGAGGATTTCTGCAAGTGCAAACCACGATGCAGGCGAGAGAGGACTGTCACGATCATGCGACAGTTCGCCGATCCGCGACCCAGTGATAGCCCGGCCCCCACGCGAATGCCTCGCTGGACAGATCCCAACCGCGCCACAACCACTGTCAACCTATGGGACATGTTGTCGATTGCAAAATAGGTTTGACATGCATTGCCCAGGCGAGAAGCCAAGCGTCCTCAACAACCAAGCATGCTACAGCCTGTTGCTGCATCAGCGCCCAGATGCTACCGAGCCCGTGGGAACGGGGAATGCGGCTTGTAAAATCCCGGACGGGGACTTTGGAGTATGAGTATGATCACTCAGGACAGGCAGGTCAGCTTCGAGGGAGAAGGTTCCCCGCATGAGCTTCGACCATCAGCGAACCATCGATAGGCTGAACCTGTGCTGCCAAAACATATCTCGATCATTGCGCCGACCTACAACGAGGTCAAAAACGTCATCCCCTTCGCCGAGCGCGTGAAGACGGCACTCGCAGACCACGACTGGGAACTGCTCTTTGTCGACGACAATTCCGCCGATGGTACAGCTCAAAAGGCATTTGACTACGGCAAGATTGAACCGCGCGTTCGCCCCATCATTCGGTTTACCGATCGTGGTCTTGCCAAATCCAGCATCCAGGGCTTGCTGAGTGCCAGGGGCGATCTGCTTTGCGTCATGGACGCCGACGGGCAGCACGATCCAGCTGTCGTCATCGAAATGGTAGAACGCCTGGAGCGCGAGGGTCTCGATATCGTCAGTGCCGCCCGCCGGCTCGAAGACGACCAGG
Proteins encoded:
- the otnC gene encoding 3-oxo-tetronate 4-phosphate decarboxylase, with the translated sequence MTSIHSEETRLRDEIVEVGKSLFDRCFTFGSTGNISARLSTGEMLMTPTNASMGSLDPGRLSKFTAEGVHVSGDKPTKEAFLHQCMYCARESSSAVVHLHSTHAVAVSILDGLDPDDVLPPLTAYYVMRVGRLPMAPYFPPGDTALAEAVRDRARDSHAVLLANHGPVIAGKTLKEAQYAMEELEETAKLFLMLRGERLRPLSTHQAEALRSP
- the otnK gene encoding 3-oxo-tetronate kinase, with product MLLGAIADDLTGATDLALMLSREGMRTIQTIGVPRKGLDLSGVDAVVVALKSRTNPAAGAVAMSLEALSFLQTAGATQFLFKYCSTFDSSPAGNIGPVTEALMQALGTDLTIVCPAFPANGRTIYKGHLFVGDQLLSDSPMRNHPLTPMTDSSLVRLMAGQSKLKVGLVNHATVGEGAAAVLQAFEAARARGEQALVVDALTDADLRAIGEASAGLSLITGGSGIALGLPENFRRAGLLRPADDARAFLAPAGRSMILAGSCSEATRGQIRHAIEAGVPALKLDPIEIAEGRFRVDEAVSWALAQSAKAPLIYSSAEPEEVRAAQAALGRERAGSLIEHFLAETALGLEAAGVSRLIVAGGETSGAVVGALSPDALFIGPEIDPGVPWTLTLGQRQPMALALKSGNFGAPDFFLKAWDLLP
- a CDS encoding LacI family DNA-binding transcriptional regulator, whose protein sequence is MKRMQPETPTLTHVAQLANVSENTVSRVIRNKGSIAEQTRKRVLEAIEALGYVPNRAAGSLASSASLIIGVILPSLSNIVFPEVLRGIHAGLADTPYQPMIGVTDYDLGKEQQLVSSLLAWQPTALITTGFEHTDAARRMLKNSRIRIAELMDIDDQPIDLAVGLSHRRAGRATAEHLVRCGYSRIGYVGHDWTADRRARARYDGLCEALSEAGLSLSIEKRHDGPSSTIAGRDTLAGLLAEGAAVDAVVFSNDDMAVGGFMHCLAGGIPVPERLALFGFNGLEIGQALPKPLSTVRSNRFNIGKTAVEALLAQPERPGEPQIIDTGFAIIDGATA
- a CDS encoding sugar ABC transporter substrate-binding protein, which codes for MRTFNKAALVASAAMLCAFSFTSAVSAQDTHRPECFSAAPDNAKVIKYEKREGPYKVAFVNGFAGNDWRVTAIQGAKAWAAREENKAKLAEFTVVSVGNDSAAQIAAIDNFIAAGYDAITFIAVNPTAFSSVIKRAEQAGTVLVPFDNVLDTDAIVQVNENQFELGAMKAEAVVREIEKAKGKVEGSVLEVSGLPGNATDRDNHLGMRSVLDKHSGLKVVQVVGNWDAGTVQKVTADAIATNGNFDGVMVQEGTIGALNAMKNAGHPVVPIGGDAGNGARKLIAEGKYPGLTAAQAPVMSAVALEAAVSLLEGNALPQKVFLPIPNKDNAELKEGTDYFPNLPDTFYTTTGYPNCFPVFTPEELLGQTPDNT
- a CDS encoding sugar ABC transporter ATP-binding protein, with the translated sequence MTTAPLIELSGISKSYGPIQALKTIDFSARPGSVHAILGENGAGKSTLMKLLSGAIQPTTGEIRLNGRSIRFSGTRQASAAGIVCMFQELSLLPTLSVGDNITLARPQTRFGFMRAKAYQEARAALDLIGAESISLDTPVDELSLADRQRVEIAKALYQKPRLLILDEATSALGASAVEKVFTVIRKLRDEGCCILFISHRFHEVEALADTISVFRAGQHVRTFPAGTVDNQSIVSLMIGETMVRLFPPPRPAVPADVAPLLSVRNLSFAGELFDVGFTVRPGEIYGLGGLEGQGQQRVLEAIFGTLSGVTGSIELDGRPYQNRSPHRSKSPGIGIALVPEDRKTEGMIQPLPISDNMRLAGIGLHDDREALDARCLALLERLELTYGQLSDPVMSLSGGNQQKVLLAKWLALGPRCLLLLDPTRGIDVKTKAQIYRLLTDLADEGIAIIMQSTDYEELVHLCDRVAVFYRGRIARELSADTLTPENLISAAMGLSFAPSAAETVQ
- a CDS encoding ABC transporter permease encodes the protein MTALHIRRNLRVIIPTIAFVALFVLYIATHPRGLSTYVLTIWSNQSTLLVFAAFAQFFVVLVRGIDLSVGAVVALTNVTASFALAGDGGSLVFGMAAVLLVGMACGLFTGLFVCFGNVPPIVATLATGAIYSGIALYLRPTPGGTVNSELSDAFTYAIGPVPTSLLLIITTVIVITIVLRKTSFGIALKALGSNEHSAQLTGINTTTMRISAHILGGLMAGMAGLYVSMVTMTGDAGIGPTYTLNSIAAIVLGGVSLAGGIGTAVGVAVGAMLLKTVASLMFFSGLPPLAQPFFEGLILALAIAFGSVGVLRVRNKLKLFAQ